In the Anastrepha obliqua isolate idAnaObli1 chromosome 1, idAnaObli1_1.0, whole genome shotgun sequence genome, one interval contains:
- the LOC129241817 gene encoding chaoptin gives MQHPHSHMRRIRHFNIFLLLLLYLSQIKAWRPCPELSPALRLPCRCNVVPFASTGQLGAVAMDCDRVVFHGEAPQLPYGAPIVSYSQRYSGQQVLPSQSFGTLKLPIEELDLSNNLIRRIPEKSFLGLKESLTELRLANNLLGDSLNPIFSTAEFHPLKNLKTLDLSGNKIKSIEEGLLKGCVDLKDFYVDRNCLTAVPSNSLNGPNALRHLSLRYNHITTLHYKAFVAQPQLEIVDLRYNEIKTIEGLAFQGLHAIREIKLAGNRITNLNSDVFEHVPTLQKLDLSENFINQFPTVSLTAIGNLKSLNLSSNMLQRLDNTHTQVIKTLEVLDLSRNGITTVPPGTFRDLTALKYLDLSLNSLRTIEDDALEGLDNLQTLIIRDNNILLVPGSALGRLPSLTTLHLDFNRVAALSTEILGSIQAEDITTLTLARNVIRELPSGSFQTFANLRTLDLSGNSLAVISADIFLGLDQSLNELKLAQNRITGLGTAPLALTELRSLDLSGNNLADLPRNIFQGLENLQYLNLSSNHHLAPVPAALIRPLSRLQVIDLSQCLLKQVSGDLFATLQDLKHIYLNNNNLQEINDGSFVDLWNISSIDLSNNQITSIRPGAFVNVMHIKRLNLRGNQLSAFKGEFFNTGTGLEELDISNNHLSYLFPSSFRIHPRLREIKAANNKFSFFPAELISTLQYLEYVDLSHNQLKSIEELDFARLPRLRALLVAYNELDMLSEMAFHNSTQLQIIDLSHNHLDRIGERTFEGLVRLEMLNLEGNELTELSDLIFERSKLQMLENINLARNLFEYAPLNALQRQYFFVSSVNLSRNKIRVIPADDSIMVNIKDLDLSYNPLSESAVRNILNEPKTVRSINLAGTGISNLQALETPFLQYLNLSQNNLKTIDANIFQRTTLLEVLDLSSNHLENLAELGGAWPKLQSLHTLDLSNNSFEVISQDNFENLEMLRELRLKSLHEVNRIEKSAFKHVPNLEKLEAYDLPLLGYLDVQGILELLPGLEDIDLEVKDSTIGTEQIQPAKHPRLKSIGIRGDRLKTISSGTLAGLKSSDLTIKLQNTSLTTLPPALLFPVPRSSHLTLDITGSKVTVLVPQFLTALEDRRSSLLLKGLATNPIYCDCNARALRRWLPNSHMTDVECQSPAFLAGKKLIEVGDDELTCDPRRMTSTTARSTSQYMLKSSSRLVTRPTITTTEEPMIIWSLEPTQAPPMKIKTKAPLMKAPIMSNDDTLIIGIVGGVVAFIAILIIIICIVRLRMSNVEYHNGPAMIGIPPMPMGPGSVPMSFKGAPTALYAVPPYATQSYATLPHKAPSIHQSSQNLSQRAASQNAQNSYSTMSRMSYFGGTQQQASPQSNGQQPYIIYSDDKVYR, from the exons ATGCAATGTGGTTCCATTCGCCTCGACGGGGCAGCTGGGTGCGGTAGCAATGGACTGCGATCGCGTCGTCTTCCATGGCGAAGCGCCGCAACTGCCGTATGGCGCGCCGATTGTCTCCTATTCGCAGCGCTACAGCGGCCAGCAAGTTTTGCCATCACAG AGCTTTGGCACCTTAAAACTACCCATTGAAGAGCTGGATCTTTCGAATAATCTTATACGACGCATACCAGAGAAATCTTTCCTCGGACTCAAGGAGTCACTCACAGAGTTGCGTTTGGCGAATAATTTGCTTGGAGACAGTTTGAATCCGATATTCTCAACGGCCGAATTTCATCCACTGAAGAATCTGAAAACTCTCGATTTATCTGGCAACAAAATCAAATCAATCGAAGAGGGTCTTCTCAAAGGCTGTGTAGACTTAAAG GATTTCTATGTGGATCGCAACTGTCTAACGGCCGTGCCATCCAACTCACTCAATGGGCCAAATGCGTTGCGCCATCTTTCATTGCGGTACAATCATATAA ccacaCTCCATTACAAAGCATTCGTTGCGCAGCCTCAACTGGAAATCGTCGATCTGCGCTACAacgaaatcaaaacgatcgAGGGTCTGGCATTTCAAGGTTTGCACGCCATACGCGAAATCAAATTGGCCGGAAATCGTATAACGAATTTGAATAGTGACGTTTTCGAGCATGTGCCCACATTGCAGAAACTGGATCTCtccgaaaatttcataaatcaaTTTCCAACTGTCTCGTTGACGGCGATCGGAAATCTGAAATCATTGAATTTGTCCTCGAATATGTTGCAG CGTTTAGACAACACACACACGCAGGTGATTAAGACACTGGAGGTATTGGATTTGAGTCGCAATGGCATTACCACTGTACCGCCGGGCACATTCCGCGACTTGACCGCGCTCAAGTATCTTGACTTGAGTTTGAACTCACTGCGTACT ATTGAGGACGATGCACTTGAGGGCCTGGATAATCTGCAGACGCTCATCATACGCGACAATAATATTTTGCTCGTGCCCGGCAGCGCCTTGGGTCGCCTACCCAGCTTGACCACATTGCATTTGGACTTCAATCGTGTTGCTGCATTGTCCACCGAGATTTTGGGCTCCATTCAGGCAGAGGACATTACTACACTAACACTTGCGCGCAATGTGATACGCGAACTGCCCTCCGGCAGTTTTCAGACATTTGCCAATCTGCGTACACTCGATCTGTCGGGCAATTCTCTCGCTGTGATTAGCGCCGACATATTCCTGGGCTTAGATCAATCGCTCAATGAGCTGAAGCTCGCGCAGAACCGCATCACTGGCTTGGGCACGGCACCACTCGCTTTGACAGAGCTGCGCAGTCTTGATCTAAGCGGAAACAATCTTGCCGACCTGCCGCGCAACATATTTCAAGGTCTGGAGAACTTGCAGTATCTCAATCTGAGCAGTAATCATCACTTGGCACCTGTGCCTGCAGCGCTCATTCGTCCACTTTCACGCTTACAAGTGATCGACTTGAGTCAATGCTTGCTCAAGCAGGTGTCCGGTGATCTTTTCGCTACATTGCAAGACCTAAAGCACATCTATCTGAACAACAATAATTTACAAGAAATCAACGATGGCAGTTTTGTCGATCTGTGGAATATATCGTCAATTGATTTGTCCAACAACCAGATCACCTCCATACGCCCAGGTGCTTTCGTCAATGTAATGCACATAAAACGCCTTAATCTGCGCGGCAACCAGCTGTCCGCTTTCAAGGGTGAGTTCTTCAATACCGGCACCGGTTTGGAGGAACTCGATATCTCGAACAACCACCTTAGCTATCTGTTCCCATCTTCATTCCGCATACATCCGCGTCTGCGTGAAATTAAAGCggcaaataataaattcagTTTCTTCCCAGCCGAGCTCATTTCAACTCTGCAATATCTGGAATATGTCGACTTATCTCACAACCAGCTGAAGTCGATTGAAGAATTGGACTTTGCGCGTCTGCCACGTCTGCGTGCGCTGCTGGTGGCGTACAATGAGCTGGACATGCTCAGCGAGATGGCCTTCCATAACTCTACGCAGCTACAGATTATCGACTTATCGCACAATCACTTGGATCGCATCGGTGAGCGTACTTTTGAAGGATTGGTGCGTCTAGAAATGCTCAATCTTGAAGGTAATGAACTTACCGAACTCTCTGATTTGATATTTGAACGTTCCAAATTGCAAATGCTGGAGAATATAAACTTAGCTAGAAACTTGTTCGAATATGCACCACTAAATGCGCTACAGCGACAATATTTCTTCGTTTCATCGGTAAATTTGAGCCGAAACAAGATACGCGTCATTCCTGCAGACGACAGCATAATGGTGAATATCAAAGACCTCGACTTGTCGTATAATCCACTGAGCGAGAGCGCCGTGCGCAATATACTCAATGAGCCGAAAACTGTGCGCTCAATTAATTTAGCCGGCACAGGCATTTCGAACCTTCAAGCTTTAGAGACACCATTTTTGCAGTATCTCAATCTCTCCCAGAATAATCTCAAAACGATCGATGCGAACATCTTCCAGCGCACTACGCTACTGGAAGTATTGGATCTGTCCAGCAACCACTTAGAAAACCTCGCTGAACTTGGCGGTGCCTGGCCCAAGCTGCAGTCCCTACACACCCTGGATCTTTCAAATAATAGCTTTGAGGTTATCTCACAGGATAATTTCGAGAATTTGGAAATGCTACGCGAATTGCGCCTCAAGAGCTTACATGAAGTCAACCGCATCGAGAAAAGCGCCTTTAAGCATGTGCCGAATCTCGAAAAGTTGGAAGCCTACGATCTACCATTGCTGGGCTACCTCGATGTGCAGGGCATACTCGAGCTGCTACCTGGTCTAGAGGACATAGATTTGGAGGTGAAGGACTCAACCATTGGTACGGAACAAATTCAGCCCGCTAAACACCCGCGTCTCAAATCGATAGGCATACGCGGTGATCGGCTGAAGACCATATCCTCGGGTACGCTGGCCGGTTTGAAAAGCAGCGACCTCACAATCAAACTACAAAATACCTCACTTACAACGCTTCCACCTGCTTTGCTTTTCCCAGTGCCACGCTCTTCCCACTTGACGCTAGATATCACCGGCTCTAAGGTCACTGTTTTAGTGCCGCAATTCCTCACCGCACTCGAGGACCGCCGTTCAAGCTTGCTGCTCAAAGGACTTGCTACAAATCCCATATACTGTGATTGCAATGCGCGCGCCTTACGTCGCTGGTTACCCAATTCTCACATGACCGACGTCGAGTGCCAGTCACCTGCTTTCCTGGCGGGCAAGAAACTAATCGAAGTCGGCGATGACGAACTCACTTGCGATCCACGGCGCATGACATCCACAACAGCGCGTAGCACCTCACAGTATATGCTCAAATCATCATCACGCCTAGTTACACGTCCAACCATAACCACCACCGAAGAACCAATGATCATCTGGAGCTTGGAGCCCACACAAGCACCACCGATGAAAATCAAAACCAAGGCACCACTTATGAAGGCGCCCATTATGAGTAATGATGACACGCTTATTATCGGTATAGTTGGTGGTGTGGTTGCCTTCATCGCCATATTGATCATCATAATTTGTATTGTGCGTTTGCGCATGAGCAATGTGGAATATCACAACGGGCCGGCAATGATCGGCATACCGCCAATGCCAATGGGGCCGGGGAGTGTGCCGATGAGCTTTAAGGGTGCACCCACTGCCCTCTACGCCGTGCCACCTTACGCCACACAAAGCTATGCCACCTTGCCGCACAAAGCACCGTCCATACATCAATCCAGCCAGAATCTGTCGCAGCGCGCAGCTTCGCAAAATGCACAAAACTCATACTCGACCATGTCGCGTATGTCGTACTTTGGCGGGACGCAACAGCAGGCCTCGCCGCAGTCCAACGGGCAACAGCCGTACATAatctattcggacgacaaaGTCTACAGATAA